One window of the Pseudomonas lurida genome contains the following:
- a CDS encoding cysteine hydrolase family protein yields MAKQALILIDIQNDYFPQGKWPLDGVDAAADKAAQVLQAFRQAGDAVIHVRHEFTSEDAPFFTPGSEGAHLHRTVLNEGSEPVVLKHFVNAFRETNLRALLEQRSITELVVVGSMSHMCIDAVVRAAADLGYKVTVIHDACATRDLEFNGQVIPAAQVHGAYMASLAFGYAGVVSADEYLKAQAAAA; encoded by the coding sequence GATATCCAGAACGACTACTTCCCCCAAGGCAAGTGGCCACTCGACGGCGTGGACGCCGCGGCAGACAAGGCCGCGCAGGTGCTGCAGGCGTTTCGCCAGGCGGGCGATGCGGTGATTCACGTTCGTCATGAGTTCACGTCCGAGGATGCGCCGTTCTTCACACCGGGCTCCGAGGGCGCGCATCTGCATCGCACAGTGCTGAACGAGGGCAGTGAGCCGGTGGTGCTCAAGCACTTCGTGAACGCGTTCCGCGAGACCAACCTGCGTGCCCTGCTGGAACAACGCAGCATCACGGAATTGGTGGTGGTCGGCAGCATGAGCCACATGTGTATCGATGCTGTGGTGCGGGCGGCGGCGGACCTGGGCTACAAGGTCACGGTGATTCACGACGCGTGTGCGACGCGGGACCTGGAATTTAATGGGCAGGTGATTCCCGCTGCGCAGGTGCATGGGGCGTATATGGCATCACTGGCGTTTGGTTATGCGGGCGTGGTGTCGGCGGATGAATACTTGAAAGCGCAAGCGGCGGCGGCATGA
- the tam gene encoding trans-aconitate 2-methyltransferase, with protein MTWSAKQYTMFEQQRTRPVRDLVAAIPNTEVRTAVDLGCGPGNSTEVLAQRFPHARITGMDSSDDMLVDARKRLPALNFELADIGAWRPAQACDVILANASLQWLPDHATLYPRLVQQLTPGGTLAVQTPDNLDEPAHRLAREVAADGPWSAKIGAVKHNERHTASYYYELLSRHCSTVDVWRTIYLHPLADHAAVVEWFKASALRPFLAPLTDSEKAAFLQAYQARITRAYPALADGTVLLPFPRLFIIATR; from the coding sequence ATGACCTGGTCAGCCAAGCAGTACACGATGTTCGAACAGCAGCGCACCCGTCCCGTCCGTGACCTGGTGGCGGCCATTCCGAATACTGAAGTGCGTACGGCCGTCGACCTGGGCTGCGGCCCCGGCAACTCCACCGAAGTATTGGCCCAGCGCTTCCCGCACGCGCGCATCACCGGCATGGACAGCTCCGATGACATGCTGGTCGACGCCCGCAAACGGTTACCGGCGCTGAACTTCGAACTGGCGGACATCGGTGCCTGGCGCCCTGCGCAAGCTTGCGATGTGATCCTGGCCAACGCGTCCCTGCAATGGCTGCCGGACCACGCCACGCTTTACCCGCGGTTGGTTCAGCAACTCACGCCCGGTGGCACGTTGGCGGTGCAAACGCCGGACAACCTTGATGAGCCCGCTCACCGGCTTGCCCGTGAAGTCGCGGCCGATGGCCCATGGTCTGCCAAAATCGGTGCGGTCAAACACAATGAACGCCACACCGCGAGTTACTACTACGAGCTGCTGAGCCGGCACTGCAGCACCGTCGATGTGTGGCGTACCATCTATCTGCACCCGCTGGCAGATCACGCGGCGGTGGTGGAGTGGTTCAAGGCGTCAGCCCTGAGACCGTTTCTCGCGCCGTTGACCGACAGCGAAAAAGCCGCCTTCCTTCAGGCGTACCAGGCGCGGATCACCCGGGCTTACCCAGCCCTGGCCGATGGCACCGTGCTGCTGCCTTTTCCGCGTCTGTTCATCATTGCTACCCGCTAA
- a CDS encoding LysR family transcriptional regulator → MLELRQLRAFVAIAEEGYITRAAERLGMQQPPLTRMLQSLEAELGVILMERLPRGVRPTTAGLALLDEAREILAQAEGVAEVVRRAARGERGRLAIGFTSSAALHPFVPSVLRLFRETFVGVTVVLEEAGTGELLDALLHEKLDAAFIRSPLSGTQLLQDEPILVEPMLLALPTDHPLASDSASPLPLAALATESFVLYRRRVGLGLYDAILVACREAGFSPQVVQEAPRMTATLSLVAAGLGVSIVPASMQRLRGDGIVYRDLTECSSLVAPLHLATRIGDGSAVLQRFRAMVVTSASTDADGRQ, encoded by the coding sequence ATGCTGGAGCTTCGCCAACTCAGGGCCTTCGTGGCCATCGCCGAAGAAGGCTATATCACCCGCGCCGCCGAACGCCTGGGCATGCAGCAGCCACCGTTGACGCGGATGCTGCAAAGCCTGGAGGCCGAGTTGGGCGTGATCTTGATGGAGCGTTTGCCCCGTGGCGTGCGCCCCACCACCGCCGGCCTCGCTCTGCTGGACGAAGCCCGGGAAATACTCGCCCAGGCTGAGGGTGTCGCCGAGGTGGTTCGCCGCGCGGCGCGCGGTGAACGTGGGCGCCTGGCGATCGGCTTCACCAGTTCGGCCGCGCTGCATCCCTTTGTACCGAGTGTGCTGCGGCTGTTCCGCGAAACCTTTGTCGGCGTCACCGTGGTGTTGGAGGAAGCCGGTACGGGCGAACTGCTGGACGCGTTGCTGCACGAGAAACTCGACGCGGCGTTTATCCGCTCACCCCTCAGCGGGACGCAATTGCTGCAGGACGAACCGATCCTGGTGGAGCCCATGTTGCTGGCGCTGCCGACGGATCATCCCCTGGCAAGCGATTCAGCATCGCCCCTGCCCTTGGCGGCCTTGGCGACCGAGTCCTTCGTGCTCTATCGCCGTCGCGTCGGCTTGGGCCTGTATGACGCCATTCTGGTGGCCTGCCGTGAAGCAGGGTTCAGCCCGCAGGTGGTGCAGGAAGCACCGCGCATGACCGCCACACTGAGCCTGGTAGCGGCAGGGCTTGGGGTGTCGATCGTGCCCGCGTCGATGCAGCGATTGCGCGGGGACGGCATTGTTTATCGGGACCTGACGGAATGCAGCAGCCTGGTGGCGCCCTTGCACCTGGCGACGCGGATTGGGGATGGCTCGGCGGTGTTGCAGCGTTTCCGGGCAATGGTTGTCACGTCAGCCTCGACCGACGCTGATGGCAGGCAATAA
- a CDS encoding single-stranded DNA-binding protein produces MARGVNKVILVGTCGQDPEVRYLPNGNAVTNLSLATSEQWTDKQTGQKVEKTEWHRVSMFGKVAEIAGEYLRKGSQVYIEGKLQTREWEKDGIKRYTTEIVVDMQGTMQLLGGRPQGDQQGQGGMSNSAPRPQQSRPQPSQQPQRESRPAPQQAAPQPAPDFDSFDDDIPF; encoded by the coding sequence ATGGCCCGTGGGGTTAACAAAGTCATATTGGTCGGTACGTGCGGCCAGGATCCCGAGGTTCGCTACTTGCCTAACGGTAACGCCGTGACCAACCTGAGTCTGGCGACCAGCGAACAGTGGACCGACAAGCAGACCGGCCAGAAGGTCGAGAAAACCGAATGGCACCGTGTGTCGATGTTCGGCAAGGTCGCAGAGATCGCCGGTGAGTACCTGCGCAAAGGTTCGCAGGTCTACATCGAAGGCAAGCTGCAGACCCGCGAGTGGGAAAAAGACGGCATCAAGCGTTACACCACTGAAATCGTGGTCGACATGCAAGGCACCATGCAACTGCTGGGCGGCCGTCCGCAGGGCGACCAACAGGGCCAGGGCGGCATGTCCAACTCGGCACCGCGTCCACAGCAGTCCCGCCCACAGCCAAGCCAGCAGCCACAGCGTGAGTCGCGCCCAGCGCCACAACAGGCCGCACCGCAGCCGGCTCCGGATTTCGACAGCTTTGATGACGATATTCCGTTCTAA
- a CDS encoding MFS transporter: MHDPHSERMSSGETRAASGLALVFAFRMLGMFMVLPVLATYGMDLAGATPALIGLAIGAYGLTQAIFQIPFGIISDRIGRRPVIYLGLIVFALGSVLAAQSDSIWGVIAGRVLQGAGAISAAVMALLSDLTREQHRTKAMAMIGMTIGLSFAVAMVVGPLLTRAFGLHGLFLATGGMALFGIVIVAFMVPRSTGTLQHRESGVARQALLPTLKHADLLRLDLGIFVLHAMLMCSFVALPLALVEKAGLPKEQHWWVYLTALLISFFAMIPFIIYGEKKRKMKRVLLGAVATLMLTELFFWQFGDSLRALVIGTVVFFTAFNLLEASLPSLISKVSPAGGKGTAMGVYSTSQFLGSALGGIMGGWMFQHGGLSVVFLGCAGLAALWLAFAVTMREPPYVTSLRLPLSPEAIREAGLVERLKAVTGVTDAVVVAEEAAIYIKLDTELLDRATLEQLVNPVPTARPA, from the coding sequence ATGCACGATCCCCACAGCGAACGCATGAGTAGCGGCGAGACCCGAGCAGCAAGCGGTCTGGCCCTGGTGTTCGCCTTCCGTATGCTGGGCATGTTTATGGTGTTGCCGGTGCTGGCGACCTATGGAATGGATCTCGCAGGTGCGACCCCCGCATTGATCGGCCTGGCGATTGGCGCCTATGGCCTGACCCAGGCCATTTTCCAGATTCCGTTCGGGATCATTTCCGACCGCATTGGCCGCCGCCCGGTGATTTACCTGGGGCTGATCGTGTTTGCCCTCGGCAGTGTGCTCGCGGCGCAGTCCGATTCGATCTGGGGCGTGATCGCCGGGCGAGTTCTGCAAGGCGCCGGCGCCATTTCTGCTGCGGTCATGGCGTTGCTGTCCGACCTGACGCGCGAGCAACACCGCACCAAGGCCATGGCCATGATCGGCATGACCATCGGGCTGTCGTTCGCCGTGGCCATGGTGGTCGGCCCCTTGCTGACGCGCGCGTTCGGCTTGCACGGGCTGTTCCTGGCCACCGGCGGCATGGCGTTGTTTGGTATCGTGATCGTGGCCTTTATGGTGCCGCGCTCCACCGGCACGCTGCAGCATCGGGAGTCGGGCGTCGCCCGGCAGGCATTGCTGCCGACGCTCAAGCACGCTGACCTCCTGCGCCTGGATTTAGGTATCTTCGTGTTGCACGCGATGCTGATGTGCAGCTTCGTCGCCTTGCCCCTGGCCTTGGTGGAAAAAGCCGGCCTGCCCAAGGAACAGCACTGGTGGGTCTACCTCACAGCGCTGCTGATTTCGTTCTTCGCCATGATCCCGTTCATCATCTACGGCGAAAAGAAACGCAAAATGAAACGAGTTCTCCTGGGCGCCGTCGCGACATTGATGCTCACTGAGCTATTCTTCTGGCAGTTCGGCGACAGCCTGCGGGCGCTGGTAATCGGCACGGTGGTGTTCTTCACCGCGTTCAACCTGCTGGAGGCTTCGCTGCCATCGCTGATCAGCAAGGTCTCACCGGCCGGTGGCAAAGGGACGGCAATGGGGGTGTATTCCACCAGCCAGTTCCTCGGCTCTGCACTGGGCGGCATCATGGGTGGCTGGATGTTCCAGCATGGCGGTTTGTCGGTTGTGTTCCTTGGATGCGCAGGTCTGGCTGCCCTCTGGCTGGCCTTTGCTGTTACCATGCGCGAACCTCCCTATGTGACGAGTCTGCGTTTGCCGTTATCGCCTGAAGCGATCCGCGAAGCCGGTCTGGTCGAGCGCCTTAAGGCCGTTACAGGGGTTACCGATGCCGTGGTTGTTGCTGAAGAAGCCGCCATCTACATCAAATTGGACACCGAATTATTGGATCGCGCGACGCTCGAGCAACTGGTCAACCCAGTGCCGACAGCGCGCCCAGCCTAG